TTCAATTGTCAATTTTTTCGGAGGGTACACCTAAAAATGAAATGACCAATATCAGCTTAGTGCCTTAAAACTTTAGGATTCTACAATCCTTCATTCGATATTTGCTCAATCCTAGAAGTGGTAGTCACTCATATGCAAATAGCCTTGATTTATGCATTATGTGGCACTTAGTTAACAAAATCAGATTTAATttgccattttttatttttaaagtgaTTGCTAAGTCTAGTAAGCATAGAAGGTTGCCATATGCTATGCCTTTAACTCTTGTATTTCAAACTATGGGAGTTGATTTGAGCAAAGAAAAGAAGTTTAGCAATCCTATCCCCATTAAGGAGATATTCAAGGCTGATGATGGTCAGAAAAGGAGtaagaaagaagagaaaaagcAAGAAGAAGATACTGAGATTGAGATTGAATCTGAATCAGAATCAAATTAAAACAGATCGGACATCCCAATAAGCAAGTTGAAAGAGAGAAGTTCTAAGATAGATGAAGGGAAAGCtctaagaagaaagagaaaatgaagtAAAATGTCGATTTTGTGAAAATAAGTAAAGCAACTGGACATGatgaaggaaattaaagaaatgagTGGACTGACCTTGAGTATTTTAGAAAAATCTCATGAATTGCAGAAGGAAATTATAACTGAGCAAAATGCAAAGATGGATATGTTGATTAATAGATTGGATAGACAAGAATGATTCATGAAGAAGATGGCTCAAATGCTATTTGGTGAATCTTTTGGAAAGTTTGGAGATTTTGGAAGCTACCCACAGGGTACTGCTGGTCCTAGCAATGCAAAGCCTACTGGACCAAGTGGAGAAAAAATTtctgaagtggaagaagaagaagaggagcatGTAGAAGTTGCTGAAAAGGTACAAGAAGAAAGTAAGCTAGCTGTGGTTGAAGAAGTAGAGAAAAATGATGAGAAGGAAGAATCTGCAGAAGAGGCATCAGAAGCAGAACAAGAACCTAACAAAGAAAAATCAAGAGAATCCTCCTCATCTCATACTAAAAGAAATAGCAGCAATGAAAATGGAAAAAGTGAAGGCGGAAATAGTTCAGGACAAGAAGAGGAGAAGGAAGATGTTGACAAAAAGAAAGAAGAGCAGTCACAAGACCCATCCTCTGATCAACCTGACTCTCAACCAGTACCTGAATCAACCATCTTTTTACCCATGCAATATGGCCCTAGAAGAACCAAAGCACAAGCCAGAAAATCAGTTCTACCCATTCCTCCAAAAATCCAAGTAACCATACCTGAAAAAGCCCCCAAAGAAGAAGAAACAAGCCAAACTTGTTGATCCCACTCACCTTAGGAGAAGTGACAGGATTCTTAGCAACAAAGATAAAAAGATTTTTGAAATGTGCTTTATGACTTTCAAAGTTGtatctttttgtttttctttttaaacAGAGGAGAAAATAGGAGAAAATAAGAGAGAGCCTATCTTTTCATTGATGTCAAAAAAGGGGAGAAATTAGGAGAAGATAGGAAAATATTTCAACTGACAGAATGTTTTTAGTTAATTAGGTACatttttagttaactaattttgttcaGTGGTTATATGGTTCATATTCTGATATAGATATTTTGGACTTATTTTGGAAAGTTATTGAAGATATGATGATGATCTTTTATGATTGACTTATGGTTGATATATCTTATGTATGATGATTGAATTGATCTTGGATAAATTAATCTTGGAAATTGCTTAACATGTTACTTATATTATTATCTTCAAAATGCTTTGAATATCATATTTAGGGGGAGCTATTTTGTAGCTTCTCAACATTTTTGCATTTTGAATTACTGTGTGTATACATATAAGGGGAGCTTGTCTAAAAGCAAGTTCTTGCATACATGACATATGTAAATAGTTatacaattgaatttttatgatcttcatagattcattaagttttgacatcatcaaaaagggggagattgtaggccctgtaagctataatgagcttgattttaatgataacaaaacttaatgaaatatacattaaccctttgtgcataagtatttgaagtgattttataggtcatgatatgcaaagacattgatggaaggactattctattggcatggctgatataaaaggagtttatcatcttgtataacacaagacgaatcaaAGTCCATGAAGAAATAGGATAGAAATTAAGTTCTTAGGTCTATTATACAAGATTGGAGAATTTATGTCATTTAagacctaaaatcaattttgtttttagattcaagagtttagaaagtgtttttatattatttctaaggtttttgaatggtcaaaataatttttacaacctttcttcaaaaactcaaaatttcaaaatttaagtcaGACAGTAGTGAAATTAGTTAACCCGTTGCGGaaattagttaactagtttgATGTCTAAAATTCTCTGTCTTACAAAACTAGTTAACCGGTGACTCAATTCTGTTGCATGACTTTCTAAGTAATAACGGctagttttttgaaaattaaaaagtcGTTAGACACACTCTCCAACAGATGTTTTTGGCAATGAAAAGCACCtataaaaggcatcatttactacaattctaactaatgaaagtgctcttattcatagtgaatttattgtggtatttttaaagctttcattcaaatacttttgagcttgagtggcaaatcttctctctcaatcCTTTAGCATTAAATTCTGTATATGAGACTTATTGAGAGTGATTTCTTCTACaccaaaacctatttaaggttgtgtaagtgtgaggacacacttgtggaaggttttcaagcaccttatgaagcttgtgggaggttttcaagcaccttgtgaagcttgtggtctTTTGTGGGAAGCAAAGACATTGTAAAGGTCCTCAAGCACCTGGGAAGCTTGCTGAGATTGTAAAGGCCTTGAATTTTGCCTGTTGAAAAGATCAAATAGTGgagtgactctcaaagtgggacttTGGGAAGAGAGGATGTAGGCTAAGAGAGACGAACCAGTATAAACTTTGTGTTTGATTCTCTTCttcccttaactctttaattttcagcactttgattctctgattatatattgaatgtgttgagaatttgtttTATTGAGTTAATACTGAGGTTGAACAATTAAACTTGCAAACTCTAAGTTTTATGTGAGAAAATACACTTGATATTaagtaattattttgtgtatgagCTAGTATTTGTGCATAACTTGATTGATTACTTAAATTACATCCTAGGAACAGAGTTATACACATACACAGAAGTGCAAAGCCTCAATTTTTCATCAAGTCTTTAGCAAGGACTGAAAATTTGTCTAAAgtatccaattcacccccctcttggtcactttctttgggagaacaaagctgaacactgataaattggaaatcagatcagaaaaaggtcgatttgttgaatatccaaaagagagttttggatattatttttatttgcctacatcacaaaaggttgtggtaagtagagatgccacatttcttgaacaacagtttatttaaggaggcaaaggaaggcaaatagagttagaattggagaattctgactaaccaacagatcagatggatatagatccatctagtcaacctacacctattgatgaaacatctacagctgttcctcgtagatcaaccaggatatctcacccaccagtgagatatggttttcttcatgaagaagaacaaaagttgtttactcatgaagaagtagatcatggagatgatccacttacctatgaagaagctatattagatatagactcttcaaaatggattgatgctatgaaatccgaaattaattccatgtataagaatcaagtttgggatcttgttgacccacctgaaggtattgtacctatagggaataaatgggttttcaagaagaaaattgattctaatggaaaggtagagacctataaagcaaggctagtagcgaaagggcttcgccaaaggcaaggaatcgactatgaggagactttctcgcttgttactatgcttaaatcaattaggattctattagcaatagctgcatactatgattatgagatttggcagatggatgtcaaaatagcttttctcgatggatacattgaagaaaacattttcatggaacaacctaggggcttTGAATcttaagatggttccaaggtatgcaagctaaagcgatccatttatgggttgaaacaagctttgaggagttggaatatccattttgatgaagccattaagtcatttggttttataaaaaatgaggatgagccatgtatatataaAAAAGTTAGTAATagagctatcacttttcttgtcttatatgtggatgatattttgttgatgggtaatgacacaggtatgttgacaactgtaaagatatggttgtcaaatacattctccatgaaagacttagggaaggcaacccatatttttaggattcgcatctatagagatagagcgaaaagaataattggtttatcccaaagtctatacttggaaaaggtgttaaagaggtttaacatacttaattccaagagaggattgttactagtgagacatggtatccacctttctacagagatgtctccaaatacacttgaagaaagagataaaatggccaggattccatatgctttggctattggaagtttgatgtatgcaatgttgtgtactaggccggatatcgcatatgctattagtttgactagtaggtttcaatctAATCTAAGTATGgtacactggataactgtcaagaatatccttaagtacttgagaagaactaaggatttattcttgatttatggaggtggtgacttgcaattggattgttacactgattttgattttcaattagatatcgatgataaaatgtctacctctgggtttgtgttcatttgtaatggaagtgcagtcagttggaagagttccaaatagagtatgactgctgattccactacagaggccgagtacattgctgcattagatgttgcaaaagaggctgtttggatataaggaaccccggtctca
Above is a window of Hevea brasiliensis isolate MT/VB/25A 57/8 unplaced genomic scaffold, ASM3005281v1 Scaf224, whole genome shotgun sequence DNA encoding:
- the LOC110653503 gene encoding transcription factor TBF1-like, giving the protein MAQMLFGESFGKFGDFGSYPQGTAGPSNAKPTGPSGEKISEVEEEEEEHVEVAEKVQEESKLAVVEEVEKNDEKEESAEEASEAEQEPNKEKSRESSSSHTKRNSSNENGKSEGGNSSGQEEEKEDVDKKKEEQSQDPSSDQPDSQPVPESTIFLPMQYGPRRTKAQARKSVLPIPPKIQVTIPEKAPKEEETSQTC